The Nakamurella alba genome includes a region encoding these proteins:
- a CDS encoding ABC transporter permease, translating to MGRVILSRLLWSVGVLLVLSFVTFLMLDVIPGDPARQAAGENASDEAVERIRQEMGLDRPLLARYVSYLGGLVHGDFGTSVFTRQNVASDLASMAPVTLELVLVAMILTIVVGVGLGVLSALYKDTWIDGVIRSAMIFAGGLPAFWIGIVMQLVLSAKWGWFPLNGRIDLTVDRGSTITGMLTIDTLVQGKFAALGSAVGHLVLPALTLSLTYIPLVMRTIGANTSSQLGADYVTLGRAKGLGEGFLVTRYAMRNALIPTITLLGMQLGWMVGGTVLVESIFGLPGIGNYAVTAVLQKDLPAVVGVVLFVGLVFVLVNIVVDILCAALDPKLRSTVKS from the coding sequence ATGGGCCGGGTCATCCTGAGTCGTCTGCTCTGGTCGGTGGGCGTGCTGCTGGTTCTCAGCTTCGTCACCTTCCTGATGCTCGACGTCATCCCGGGTGACCCGGCCCGCCAGGCCGCCGGGGAGAACGCCTCGGACGAGGCGGTGGAACGGATCCGTCAGGAGATGGGTCTGGACCGGCCGTTGCTCGCCCGCTACGTGAGCTACCTCGGCGGTCTGGTGCACGGCGACTTCGGCACCTCCGTCTTCACCCGGCAGAACGTGGCGTCCGACCTCGCGTCGATGGCGCCGGTGACGCTGGAACTGGTGCTGGTCGCCATGATCCTGACCATCGTGGTCGGCGTCGGGCTGGGGGTGCTGTCCGCGCTGTACAAGGACACCTGGATCGACGGGGTGATCCGGTCCGCGATGATCTTCGCGGGCGGTCTGCCCGCGTTCTGGATCGGCATCGTCATGCAGCTGGTGCTGTCGGCGAAGTGGGGCTGGTTCCCGCTCAACGGCCGCATCGACCTGACCGTCGACCGCGGGTCGACGATCACCGGGATGCTGACGATCGACACCCTGGTGCAGGGCAAGTTCGCCGCGCTCGGCAGCGCGGTCGGCCACCTGGTGCTGCCGGCGCTGACGCTCTCGCTCACCTACATCCCGCTGGTGATGCGCACGATCGGTGCCAACACCAGCAGCCAACTGGGCGCCGACTACGTGACGCTGGGCCGGGCCAAGGGTCTGGGCGAGGGGTTCCTGGTCACCCGGTACGCCATGCGCAACGCGCTGATCCCGACGATCACCCTGCTCGGCATGCAGCTGGGCTGGATGGTCGGCGGCACCGTGCTGGTCGAGTCGATCTTCGGCCTGCCCGGCATCGGCAACTACGCGGTCACCGCGGTGCTGCAGAAGGACCTGCCGGCGGTCGTCGGCGTGGTGCTGTTCGTCGGCCTGGTCTTCGTGCTGGTCAACATCGTGGTCGACATCCTCTGTGCCGCCCTTGATCCCAAACTCCGTTCCACGGTGAAGAGCTGA
- a CDS encoding ABC transporter permease has translation MSILEKSTPDGTPVEATARGVRRRVRSDADGFSRIVEPAGAALAGLLVLVFVLVPILFDTNTDRVEFAQRLQAPSGAHLFGTDASGRDILARVIEGGRISLTTSLIVIVFAVLLGAVIALICVLAGGVVDTALMRFTDIGLAFPSLILALGIAAAMGPSLQSAVVGVAVTWWPRYARLLRAMLLQTMAKEYVEAAREMGVRLPALVRRHILPDIRGPLLVQVSSDVSSVTLTIAGLSFIGVGAQPPMAEWGAMISAGNRFITSSWWVSVFPGVALALTGLAFGLLGEWIRRREEARVS, from the coding sequence ATGAGCATCCTGGAGAAGAGCACCCCGGACGGCACGCCCGTCGAGGCGACCGCGCGCGGCGTGCGCCGCCGGGTGCGGTCCGACGCCGACGGGTTCTCCCGCATCGTGGAGCCCGCCGGCGCCGCGCTGGCCGGCCTGCTGGTGCTGGTCTTCGTGCTGGTGCCGATCCTTTTCGACACCAACACCGACCGGGTGGAGTTCGCCCAGCGGTTGCAGGCCCCGTCCGGCGCGCACCTGTTCGGCACCGACGCGTCCGGCCGGGACATCCTGGCGCGGGTGATCGAGGGCGGCCGCATCTCGCTGACCACCTCGCTGATCGTCATCGTGTTCGCCGTGCTGCTCGGCGCCGTCATCGCGCTGATCTGCGTGCTGGCCGGCGGGGTGGTGGACACCGCGCTCATGCGGTTCACCGACATCGGGCTGGCCTTCCCGTCGCTCATCCTGGCGCTCGGCATCGCCGCGGCCATGGGGCCGAGCCTGCAGTCCGCCGTGGTCGGCGTCGCCGTCACCTGGTGGCCGCGTTACGCCCGGCTGCTGCGCGCCATGCTGCTGCAGACGATGGCCAAGGAGTACGTCGAGGCCGCCCGCGAGATGGGTGTCCGGCTCCCGGCTCTCGTCCGGCGGCACATCCTGCCGGACATCCGCGGACCGCTGCTGGTGCAGGTCTCCTCCGACGTCTCGTCGGTGACGCTGACCATCGCCGGGCTGTCCTTCATCGGTGTCGGCGCGCAGCCGCCGATGGCCGAGTGGGGCGCCATGATCAGCGCCGGCAACCGCTTCATCACCTCGTCCTGGTGGGTCTCGGTGTTCCCGGGCGTCGCCCTGGCCCTGACCGGCCTGGCCTTCGGCCTGCTGGGCGAGTGGATCCGTCGGCGAGAGGAGGCCAGGGTCTCATGA
- a CDS encoding aminotransferase class III-fold pyridoxal phosphate-dependent enzyme — translation MIPHFTTAKAWADPTLPVLTRGEGVWVEDTKGRRYFDGLSGLFCSNLGHGRADLVAAASEQMSRMAFFPTWGAAHDVGLQTAAAITSRAPEGLDAVFFVSSGSEAVESAVKLARTYHLANGEPGRYKVISRDFSYHGTTLGALSVTAVPRFREPYLPMLGDFVRNVPNTLRSSPAPGGGAGDLSGVQAIEDLILAEGPETVSAVFAEPVQNGGGAIVPPEGYWQALRAVCDKYGVLLVADEVITGFGRLGTWFGSEYFGVVPDLITFAKGATSAYVPFGGVLTKSSITGTIAGSELGWFAHGSTFGAHPVASAVSLATMDAMEKEQVLENVNLRKGDLLGGLQRIAQGTPFIREVRGTGFFYAMEIVADRDSGQELSAGQRAGLLGGVLMRAMRSAGVLLRPDDRGPASIVVSPPLVTDGTELDEMLNRTEQVVAIMADWLRENSSL, via the coding sequence ATGATCCCGCACTTCACCACGGCCAAGGCCTGGGCGGACCCGACGCTGCCGGTGCTGACCCGCGGCGAGGGCGTGTGGGTCGAGGACACCAAGGGCCGTCGTTACTTCGACGGGCTGTCCGGCCTGTTCTGCAGCAACCTGGGCCACGGCCGGGCGGACCTGGTCGCGGCCGCGTCCGAGCAGATGTCCCGGATGGCGTTCTTCCCGACCTGGGGCGCCGCCCACGACGTCGGCCTGCAGACCGCCGCGGCGATCACCTCGCGCGCGCCGGAGGGCCTGGACGCGGTGTTCTTCGTCAGCTCCGGGTCGGAGGCGGTGGAGTCGGCGGTCAAGCTGGCCCGCACCTACCACCTGGCGAACGGCGAGCCCGGCCGTTACAAGGTCATTTCCCGTGACTTCTCCTACCACGGAACCACTCTCGGTGCGCTGTCGGTGACCGCGGTACCGCGTTTCCGTGAGCCGTACCTCCCGATGCTGGGCGACTTCGTCCGGAATGTGCCGAACACCCTGCGCTCCTCCCCCGCCCCGGGCGGCGGCGCCGGCGACCTGTCCGGCGTGCAGGCGATCGAGGACCTGATCCTCGCGGAGGGCCCGGAGACGGTGTCCGCGGTGTTCGCCGAGCCGGTGCAGAACGGCGGCGGCGCGATCGTCCCGCCGGAGGGCTACTGGCAGGCGCTGCGCGCGGTGTGCGACAAGTACGGGGTGCTGCTGGTCGCCGACGAGGTGATCACCGGGTTCGGCCGGCTGGGCACCTGGTTCGGCAGCGAGTACTTCGGCGTCGTCCCCGACCTGATCACCTTCGCGAAGGGCGCCACCTCGGCCTACGTGCCGTTCGGCGGCGTGCTCACCAAGTCCTCGATCACCGGCACCATCGCCGGCTCGGAGCTCGGCTGGTTCGCCCACGGCTCGACCTTCGGTGCGCACCCGGTCGCCAGCGCGGTGTCCCTGGCCACCATGGACGCGATGGAGAAGGAGCAGGTGCTGGAGAACGTCAACCTGCGCAAGGGCGACCTGCTCGGCGGGCTGCAGCGCATCGCGCAGGGCACCCCGTTCATCCGCGAGGTCCGCGGCACCGGGTTCTTCTACGCCATGGAGATCGTCGCCGACCGCGACTCGGGCCAGGAGCTCTCCGCCGGCCAGCGGGCCGGGCTGCTCGGAGGCGTGCTGATGCGCGCGATGCGCTCCGCCGGGGTCCTGCTGCGTCCCGACGACCGCGGACCCGCCAGCATCGTCGTCTCCCCGCCGCTGGTCACCGACGGCACCGAGCTCGACGAGATGCTCAACCGCACCGAGCAGGTCGTCGCCATCATGGCCGACTGGCTCCGGGAGAACTCCTCGCTCTGA
- a CDS encoding amidohydrolase family protein produces the protein MWLTDGRVLDIRTGEIGGPVSIEARDGVITAITADGPPAGTDPAEVIDLRGDVVTPGFVTVHTHLTIVHPLAAADESEDRAGMAFRAATRAADALQAGATTVRCIHEMGGMDLAIRQSAAKRDIRIPRVMAGGRAVSHADGHGKGQDCSYAEDPDQFYAAAKAELEAGADQVKIFITGGIARAEEDPQYQEMTDDEIAAVVRAAQEHGKYVVAHAGGSTAIRAAVRLGVRSFEHGYEMDEQTVREMAAADVYYSPTLGVTHNLEYKQHKGFGNASVEKATRMAELHLASAKRAAAAGVTFTNGTDFPPGDVLHGRSQVVNEMILLQLAGLSPLQALQASTVNGARLCRIEDTVGSVGVGMAADLLAVPGDPTTDLTVFDAMTTVVAAGALVRTTR, from the coding sequence ATGTGGTTGACCGATGGCCGGGTGCTCGACATCCGCACCGGTGAGATCGGCGGACCGGTCTCGATCGAGGCCCGGGACGGGGTGATCACCGCGATCACCGCCGACGGCCCGCCGGCCGGGACCGACCCGGCGGAGGTGATCGACCTGCGCGGCGACGTGGTGACCCCCGGGTTCGTCACCGTGCACACCCACCTGACGATCGTCCACCCGCTGGCCGCCGCCGACGAGTCCGAGGACCGCGCCGGGATGGCCTTCCGGGCCGCCACCCGGGCCGCTGACGCGCTGCAGGCCGGCGCCACCACCGTCCGCTGCATCCACGAGATGGGCGGGATGGACCTGGCCATCCGGCAGTCGGCCGCCAAGCGCGACATCCGCATCCCGCGGGTGATGGCCGGCGGCCGGGCCGTCTCGCACGCCGACGGCCACGGCAAGGGCCAGGACTGCTCCTACGCCGAGGATCCCGACCAGTTCTACGCCGCCGCGAAGGCCGAGCTGGAGGCCGGAGCGGACCAGGTCAAGATCTTCATCACCGGCGGCATCGCCCGGGCCGAGGAGGATCCGCAGTACCAGGAGATGACCGACGACGAGATCGCCGCGGTCGTCCGGGCGGCACAGGAGCACGGCAAGTACGTCGTCGCACACGCCGGCGGCTCCACGGCGATCCGGGCCGCGGTGCGGCTGGGCGTCCGGTCCTTCGAGCACGGCTACGAGATGGACGAGCAGACGGTGCGGGAGATGGCCGCCGCCGACGTCTACTACTCGCCGACCCTGGGCGTCACGCACAACCTGGAGTACAAGCAGCACAAGGGATTCGGCAACGCCTCCGTGGAGAAGGCGACCCGGATGGCCGAGCTGCACCTGGCCAGCGCGAAGCGTGCCGCCGCGGCCGGCGTCACCTTCACCAACGGCACCGACTTCCCGCCCGGCGACGTGCTGCACGGCCGCAGCCAGGTCGTCAACGAGATGATCCTGCTGCAGCTGGCCGGACTCTCGCCGCTGCAGGCACTGCAGGCCAGCACTGTCAACGGTGCGCGGCTCTGCCGGATCGAGGACACCGTCGGCAGTGTCGGGGTCGGCATGGCCGCCGACCTGCTGGCCGTGCCCGGCGATCCCACCACCGACCTGACCGTCTTCGACGCGATGACCACCGTCGTCGCCGCCGGCGCACTCGTGAGGACCACCCGATGA
- a CDS encoding hydantoinase B/oxoprolinase family protein has translation MSAPTETPDRSAVPELDGVTLEVIRNNLLSITEQMRRTLIRAAFNPGIYEVLDFGLSMYDKDVRLIAEAAGVATFLGSNDIGIKHGLDHVGVENLDPGDVLLLNYPYWSSAHSYDALLFAPVHLDGEIIGYLAERAHWRDLGAKDAGYVLDSTDMHQEGLIFPGTKIVKKGVPDKDIYDLIRFNSRMPDIVFGDLGAMLSSIEVGARRMQELHQKFGSPLIGAAVERIIEHGERRTRRALAALPKGTWHATDAIDDDGIGEDPVHMQVAVTITDDEFIVDFTGSAGQQRGPVNMPFGSTVSLAKLIFKALTTPNDTANAGHFTPLRVIAPEGSLFHAVYPAPTFTLWTGHIALDMVKTAVAQAIPELGASTAGDEPGFMGVVEGDGGKGIFVISSLEPIGWGANNKHDGASAQQCMNVNVGRNTPIEVLEQKAGMLHHRVQLRTDSGGAGRYRGGVGVLREISYTRPGEILSMKKKTLGTAHGLAGGGSAEPSGMIIHPETDRAKALRMRRAPLQPGESFVTFTGGGGGYGDPLERPAAEVLDDVLDGFVSVEKAWETYGVRITDGAVAGVDTSRRPS, from the coding sequence GTGAGCGCCCCCACCGAGACCCCAGACCGGTCAGCAGTTCCCGAGCTCGACGGCGTCACCCTCGAGGTCATCCGCAACAACCTGCTCTCCATCACCGAGCAGATGCGCCGCACGCTGATCCGCGCGGCCTTCAACCCGGGCATCTACGAGGTCCTCGACTTCGGTCTGTCGATGTACGACAAGGACGTCCGGCTGATCGCCGAGGCGGCCGGGGTGGCCACCTTCCTCGGGTCCAACGACATCGGCATCAAGCACGGCCTGGACCACGTCGGGGTGGAGAACCTCGACCCGGGTGACGTACTGCTGCTCAACTACCCGTACTGGTCCTCGGCGCACTCCTACGACGCGCTGCTGTTCGCGCCGGTGCACCTGGACGGCGAGATCATCGGCTACCTCGCCGAGCGGGCGCACTGGCGGGACCTGGGTGCCAAGGACGCCGGCTACGTGCTGGACTCCACCGACATGCACCAGGAGGGGCTGATCTTCCCCGGCACGAAGATCGTCAAGAAGGGCGTGCCGGACAAGGACATCTACGACCTCATCCGGTTCAACTCGCGGATGCCGGACATCGTCTTCGGCGACCTCGGCGCGATGCTGTCCAGCATCGAGGTCGGTGCCCGCCGGATGCAGGAGCTGCACCAGAAGTTCGGCAGCCCGCTGATCGGTGCCGCCGTCGAGCGGATCATCGAGCACGGCGAGCGGCGCACCCGGCGTGCCCTCGCGGCACTGCCCAAGGGAACCTGGCACGCCACCGACGCGATCGACGACGACGGCATCGGCGAGGACCCGGTGCACATGCAGGTCGCCGTCACCATCACCGACGACGAGTTCATCGTCGACTTCACCGGATCGGCCGGCCAGCAGCGCGGCCCGGTGAACATGCCGTTCGGCTCGACGGTCTCGCTGGCCAAGCTGATCTTCAAGGCGCTGACCACGCCGAACGACACCGCCAACGCCGGGCACTTCACCCCGCTGCGGGTCATCGCCCCCGAGGGATCACTGTTCCACGCCGTGTACCCGGCGCCGACCTTCACCCTGTGGACCGGGCACATCGCCCTGGACATGGTGAAGACCGCAGTGGCGCAGGCGATCCCGGAGCTGGGGGCGTCCACCGCGGGCGACGAGCCGGGCTTCATGGGTGTCGTCGAGGGTGACGGCGGCAAGGGCATCTTCGTGATCTCCAGCCTGGAGCCGATCGGCTGGGGCGCGAACAACAAGCACGACGGCGCCTCCGCGCAGCAGTGCATGAACGTCAACGTCGGCCGCAACACCCCGATCGAGGTGCTCGAGCAGAAGGCCGGGATGCTGCACCACCGGGTCCAGCTGCGCACCGACTCCGGTGGCGCCGGCCGGTACCGCGGCGGCGTCGGCGTGCTGCGCGAGATCAGCTACACCCGCCCCGGCGAGATCCTGTCGATGAAGAAGAAGACCCTGGGCACCGCCCACGGTCTGGCCGGCGGCGGGTCCGCCGAGCCCAGCGGCATGATCATCCACCCGGAGACCGACCGGGCGAAGGCGCTGCGGATGCGCCGCGCCCCGCTGCAGCCGGGGGAGTCCTTCGTGACCTTCACCGGCGGTGGCGGCGGCTACGGCGACCCGCTGGAGCGGCCGGCCGCCGAGGTGCTCGACGACGTCCTCGACGGCTTCGTCTCCGTCGAGAAGGCCTGGGAGACCTACGGGGTCCGGATCACCGACGGCGCCGTCGCCGGTGTGGACACCTCGCGCCGCCCGTCCTGA
- a CDS encoding hydantoinase/oxoprolinase family protein, with protein MTGTTPATATPNGAEYRVAVDVGGTFVDAVAVDTATGETFVAKARTTPRDPATGVIDALRRLGVPIERVVRLVHGTTLGLNAILERRGATTGLITNAGFEDILHIGRGDVPFQHMYDLQFVRHAPLIPRRRIKGVGGRLDHLGNELAPLDEAAVEAAVTELVEQQQVTSIAVTYLHGYANPAHEERTEDIVRSLYPGLSVSVSHKVARMYREYERTSSTVLAAYIRPILDSYLSRLEAELAAMGFRGAFWIMRSAGGAMTAESVRDEPLTTVFSGPAGGIAGTVHLSEMIGRDDLLSFDVGGTSLDACVITGGAASTAYEASLTDLPMLTPVFDLRTIGAGGGSIAYMDDGMLRVGPRSAGAEPGPACYQRGGTEPTVTDTAVALGYLSPDEFVVGDMKISTEAAVEAVRSKVAEPLGMPVLEAAAGVFRMVAIHTVGAVNEITIERGLDPRAFSLVAFGGAGPLMGALVMQEMNLAEVVVPVAPGAYSAWGMLMTDLEQDVSRSSIRPLTDEAVAEIAEPLTEMTGEVAKSLAAQGVSEDAAEVERRIDLRYRYQEHTLSVPVHEHSTTASIREEFDRVHQERYGHRLPNDIEIVTLRAHGVGRGNSPATATLAPAAGPAVPLGRRQAWDHGSGALVEFELHRRTDLGAGLEINGPALIFDSTCNVVVPVGTVARTDTSGNIRITRQEAAL; from the coding sequence ATGACTGGAACCACCCCGGCAACCGCCACCCCGAACGGCGCCGAGTACCGGGTCGCCGTCGACGTCGGCGGCACCTTCGTCGACGCCGTCGCGGTCGACACCGCCACCGGCGAAACCTTTGTCGCCAAGGCCCGCACCACCCCGCGCGACCCGGCGACCGGCGTGATCGACGCGCTGCGCCGGCTCGGCGTGCCGATCGAGCGGGTCGTGCGACTGGTACACGGCACCACCCTCGGACTCAATGCGATCCTGGAACGCCGCGGCGCCACCACCGGCCTCATCACCAACGCCGGGTTCGAGGACATCCTGCACATCGGCCGCGGCGACGTCCCGTTCCAGCACATGTACGACCTGCAGTTCGTCCGGCACGCCCCGCTCATCCCGCGGCGCCGGATCAAGGGCGTCGGCGGCCGGCTGGACCACCTCGGCAACGAGCTCGCCCCGCTGGACGAGGCGGCCGTCGAGGCCGCGGTCACCGAGCTCGTCGAGCAGCAGCAGGTCACCTCGATCGCCGTCACCTACCTGCACGGCTACGCCAACCCGGCGCACGAGGAGCGCACCGAGGACATCGTCCGCTCGCTGTACCCGGGGCTCTCGGTGTCGGTGTCGCACAAGGTCGCCCGGATGTACCGGGAGTACGAGCGCACCTCCTCCACGGTGCTGGCCGCCTACATCCGGCCCATCCTGGACAGCTACCTGAGCCGGCTGGAGGCCGAGCTGGCCGCCATGGGCTTCCGCGGCGCGTTCTGGATCATGCGGTCGGCCGGCGGTGCGATGACCGCCGAGTCGGTCCGTGACGAGCCGCTGACCACCGTCTTCTCCGGCCCGGCCGGCGGCATCGCGGGTACCGTGCACCTGTCCGAGATGATCGGCCGGGACGACCTGCTCAGCTTCGACGTCGGCGGCACCAGCCTCGACGCCTGCGTGATCACCGGCGGCGCCGCGTCCACCGCGTACGAGGCCTCGCTCACCGACCTGCCCATGCTCACCCCGGTCTTCGACCTGCGCACCATCGGTGCCGGCGGCGGCTCCATCGCCTACATGGACGACGGGATGCTGCGGGTCGGCCCGCGCTCCGCCGGCGCCGAGCCCGGCCCGGCCTGCTACCAGCGCGGCGGCACCGAGCCCACCGTCACCGACACCGCGGTGGCGCTGGGCTACCTCTCGCCCGACGAGTTCGTGGTCGGCGACATGAAGATCTCCACCGAGGCGGCCGTCGAGGCGGTCCGCAGCAAGGTCGCGGAGCCGCTGGGCATGCCGGTGCTGGAGGCCGCCGCCGGCGTCTTCCGGATGGTCGCGATCCACACCGTCGGTGCGGTCAACGAGATCACCATCGAGCGCGGGCTGGACCCGCGGGCCTTCTCCCTGGTCGCCTTCGGCGGCGCCGGTCCGCTGATGGGCGCGCTGGTGATGCAGGAGATGAACCTGGCCGAGGTCGTCGTCCCGGTCGCCCCCGGCGCCTACTCGGCCTGGGGCATGCTGATGACCGACCTGGAGCAGGACGTCTCCCGCAGCTCCATCCGGCCGCTGACCGACGAGGCGGTGGCCGAGATCGCCGAGCCGCTCACCGAGATGACCGGCGAGGTGGCGAAGAGCCTGGCCGCGCAGGGTGTCTCGGAGGACGCGGCGGAGGTGGAGCGGCGCATCGACCTGCGCTACCGCTACCAGGAGCACACCCTCTCGGTGCCCGTCCACGAGCACTCCACCACCGCGAGCATCCGCGAGGAGTTCGACCGGGTGCACCAGGAGCGGTACGGCCACCGGCTGCCCAACGACATCGAGATCGTCACCCTGCGCGCCCACGGCGTCGGCCGCGGCAACAGCCCGGCTACGGCCACCCTGGCCCCGGCCGCCGGCCCGGCCGTCCCGCTCGGCCGTCGGCAGGCCTGGGACCACGGTTCCGGCGCCCTGGTCGAGTTCGAGCTGCACCGCCGCACCGACCTCGGTGCCGGGCTCGAGATCAACGGCCCCGCGCTGATCTTCGACAGCACCTGCAACGTCGTGGTGCCGGTCGGCACCGTCGCCCGCACCGACACGTCCGGCAACATCCGGATCACCCGACAGGAGGCCGCGCTGTGA
- a CDS encoding cyclase family protein, translating to MSIDITGIATALSGSRVFELGHPMQRGMPVHPNHPPYYFTMGKRHGDSYREGGYSAANDVMMLSGHHGTHMDALGHVSVNDRLHGDVVASDVQRGLKGLTDKDISQQAPVVAPAVVLDLPGLLGIGSLEPGHLITEEQYDAALDRQGVTVGRGYVVLFRTGWAQRWNSPADFYPADGAQPGPGADVARRLSAAGVIAAGSDTMSFECVRPGQNSMPGHSHLLVEAGIPIMEMLDLEEVSAAGVHRLLFVALPLRIVGATGSPIRPIGIG from the coding sequence TTGTCCATCGACATCACCGGTATTGCAACTGCTCTCAGTGGCAGTCGGGTGTTCGAGCTCGGCCACCCGATGCAGCGCGGGATGCCGGTGCACCCGAACCACCCGCCCTACTACTTCACGATGGGCAAGCGGCACGGCGACTCCTACCGCGAGGGCGGGTACAGCGCGGCGAACGACGTGATGATGCTGAGCGGGCACCACGGCACGCACATGGACGCACTGGGCCATGTGTCGGTGAATGACCGCCTGCACGGCGATGTCGTGGCGAGCGACGTGCAGCGGGGGCTGAAAGGCCTGACCGACAAGGACATCTCGCAGCAGGCACCGGTGGTCGCGCCGGCCGTGGTGCTGGATCTGCCGGGTCTGCTCGGGATCGGATCACTGGAGCCAGGTCATCTGATCACCGAAGAGCAGTACGACGCGGCGCTGGACCGGCAGGGCGTGACCGTCGGCCGCGGCTACGTGGTGCTGTTCCGCACCGGCTGGGCACAGCGGTGGAACAGCCCGGCCGACTTCTACCCGGCGGACGGCGCGCAGCCCGGACCGGGCGCCGACGTGGCACGACGGCTGTCCGCGGCGGGCGTGATCGCGGCCGGGAGTGACACCATGTCCTTCGAGTGTGTCCGACCCGGGCAGAACTCGATGCCCGGCCACAGCCACCTGCTGGTGGAGGCCGGCATCCCCATCATGGAGATGCTCGACCTGGAGGAGGTGAGCGCGGCCGGCGTGCACCGCCTGCTGTTCGTCGCCCTCCCCCTGCGCATCGTCGGCGCCACCGGCTCGCCGATCCGGCCCATCGGCATCGGCTGA
- a CDS encoding ABC transporter substrate-binding protein: MTIDHRRIRPRAGRRRGALVAAVTGAGMLLAACSNTPVSTGGTTPAGTTTAAAGSETAGSGTGSETAGGGGTPTGTITIVDTVFPPTFDPINTTNSSTNKVVRPLYDTLVAYTDGADAEMVPSVATEWTVSEDGLTYDFTLRDDVVFHSGNPLTAEDVKFTLDRTTEVGTGIAGGLAEYDSSTVVSPTELEVTLSKANHSFLGRMSRLYLLDSKLVQENIGDDNGATFLAANDAGSGPYTLGENVANQSTTFEAFPEYWKGWDGNHVQTVVFQYLSEAASQQAAVESGQADIGLGVPRESYAQFEQMDGFTVDASDSLEGLYVHFNNETGIMTDPKLRQAVAMAFDYETFAQNILLGYGTPAKGALNSMMPCQVDGLQVPTYDLADAKALVEEAGATGKTVDIVYINTLLDEVQGFELLQSALTEIGLQVNGMPMAYPAYAELLSSAETTPDMAFSYAYPLFPDPNEVLYINYDSNLIGKTNYARYSNPEVDKLVEEAQTVPLDQACEMYQQAQELIVADYPSVWISDNKAMAVIGPRVAGYAYNVAQHKSVDFYALSVKG; encoded by the coding sequence ATGACGATCGACCACCGCAGGATCCGGCCGCGGGCCGGCCGGCGCAGGGGCGCCCTGGTCGCCGCCGTGACCGGCGCCGGCATGCTGCTGGCCGCCTGCTCCAACACCCCGGTCTCCACCGGCGGCACCACCCCGGCGGGCACCACCACGGCCGCCGCCGGCAGCGAGACCGCCGGGTCCGGGACCGGCAGCGAGACCGCCGGTGGCGGCGGCACTCCCACCGGCACGATCACCATCGTCGACACGGTGTTCCCGCCGACCTTCGACCCGATCAACACCACCAACTCCTCCACCAACAAGGTGGTGCGGCCGCTGTACGACACGCTGGTCGCCTACACCGACGGTGCGGACGCGGAGATGGTCCCCTCGGTCGCCACCGAGTGGACGGTGTCCGAGGACGGCCTGACCTACGACTTCACCCTGCGCGACGACGTCGTCTTCCACAGTGGGAACCCGCTGACCGCCGAGGACGTCAAGTTCACCCTGGACCGCACCACCGAGGTCGGCACCGGCATCGCCGGCGGCCTGGCCGAGTACGACTCGTCCACCGTGGTCAGCCCGACCGAGCTCGAGGTCACCCTCAGCAAGGCCAACCACTCGTTCCTGGGCCGGATGTCGCGGCTCTACCTGCTGGACTCGAAGCTGGTGCAGGAGAACATCGGCGACGACAACGGCGCCACCTTCCTGGCCGCGAACGACGCCGGCTCCGGCCCGTACACCCTGGGCGAGAACGTCGCGAACCAGTCGACCACCTTCGAGGCGTTCCCGGAGTACTGGAAGGGCTGGGACGGCAACCACGTCCAGACCGTCGTCTTCCAGTACCTGTCCGAGGCCGCCAGCCAGCAGGCCGCGGTCGAGAGCGGCCAGGCCGACATCGGTCTCGGTGTGCCGCGTGAGTCCTACGCGCAGTTCGAGCAGATGGACGGCTTCACCGTCGACGCCTCGGACTCGCTGGAGGGGCTGTACGTCCATTTCAACAACGAGACCGGCATCATGACCGATCCGAAGCTGCGGCAGGCCGTCGCGATGGCCTTCGACTACGAGACCTTCGCGCAGAACATCCTGCTCGGCTACGGCACCCCGGCCAAGGGCGCACTGAACTCGATGATGCCGTGCCAGGTGGACGGCCTGCAGGTGCCGACCTACGACCTGGCCGACGCCAAGGCGCTGGTCGAGGAGGCCGGTGCGACCGGCAAGACCGTCGACATCGTCTACATCAACACCCTTCTGGACGAGGTGCAGGGCTTCGAGCTGCTGCAGTCCGCGCTCACCGAGATCGGCCTGCAGGTCAACGGCATGCCGATGGCCTACCCGGCCTACGCCGAGCTGCTGTCCAGTGCCGAGACCACCCCGGACATGGCGTTCTCCTACGCCTACCCGCTGTTCCCGGACCCCAACGAGGTGCTGTACATCAACTACGACTCCAACCTGATCGGCAAGACCAACTACGCCCGGTACTCCAACCCGGAGGTCGACAAGCTGGTCGAGGAGGCGCAGACCGTGCCGCTGGACCAGGCCTGCGAGATGTACCAGCAGGCCCAGGAGCTGATCGTGGCCGACTACCCGTCGGTCTGGATCTCCGACAACAAGGCGATGGCCGTCATCGGCCCGCGCGTCGCCGGCTACGCCTACAACGTGGCGCAGCACAAGTCGGTCGACTTCTACGCCCTGAGCGTGAAGGGCTGA